The following DNA comes from Verrucomicrobiia bacterium.
GCGGGCTAAACTCACGAACTCAAGTCGTACACTCATCAGGTCTTTCACAGGCCATGGCATAATTACGACACACTCCCATACCTCTCCCATGTGTCCACCATGTCCCCGCACACCTGTCCACCTTGTACCCAGTCCATACAGGGAGAAGGCCGGGATGAGGGGAACGAGACCACTCCCAAGCAAATGCAGCTACCATTATCAATGCTGCCACCCAAGCATTTCGCAAAACCCCATCATTCAAATTGAAATGCAAACCACCTTTTCCTAAATACACGTTCACAACACACCTTCACGAACCCCTTGATAATCAACGCCTGCACCTCAACGCCTCCACCATCACATCACTGGCACGCTTGTAGCTCATTATAAAATCAGCAAGGTAAGACGGTAGGAAGATGGATCTGAGAGAATGTTGAGTCAGGTCCGGAAACGGACGATGAGCAATGACCGAAGACCAGCCTCACACCGACTCTTACCTTGCACTTTCAATTTCCCCATGAACCGCACCGCAATAGTGCAGCACTCTATCTTCAATCCGTGAAACTTCCTTTCGGCATCAGCCAATTCACCACGTCACCGCTTACCTTCGAAGAAGATCTAGATCTTTATCAGGACTGCGGCATTGATTACATAGAAGTGTGCGAAGACAAAATGGATGAGATAGATCCGCAGCCTCAGATCATGGCACTGCTGGAATCCGGTCTCTCCGTGGAAAGCATCCAACCTCGTCTCCACTCTGTCTTCCCTTTGCAGACACAACCCGAACCCTACGACAGCCTCACCCGTGTCGAGGCCTTTCGCGAAACGATCGAGACCTTCGCACCCCATTTTCCCGGCGTCACCTTCATCACCGTCACCGGCCAGGCACCGGGTGGTAATTTCAAGGAAGCCTACGCCGAAGCAGGCCGCTTCTATCGCGAGCTCGGCATCATCGCCGAAGCCAATGGGGTGAGCATTGCACTCGAGCCTTTGAATCCAATCTCCATGAATGTGGACTCGTTCATCTGCTCGCTCGCACACGCACGACGCCTCATTGACGCCGCCGCCAGCCCTGCCTTCGGCCTATGCATTGATACATGGCATTTGTGGGAAGATGAGTCCATCGCCTACCATCTGCGCGAGATCGCCCCAAAAATATTCGCCGTTCATCTCAGTGACTGGCGCACACCGCGTTCTCCACGCGATCGCAAATTGCCCGGTGACGGCATCATCCCGCTCCAAACTTTCCTCCGCACCATTCATGACAGCGGCTACGATGGTATCTATACATTGGAACTCTTCTCCGACCTCACTTTCACAGACTCTCTCTGGAGACAACCTCGACAAACTATAGACATGGGTCGCGCAAAATTCGCACAACTCTGGTCTGAACTCACCGGTTGGACAGAATCGCAAAAATCGGATGCGGCTTCGTTGAATGGTCGCATTTCAGTGCTAGCTTGAGCGCTTGAACAACGTCAATGCGGACCCTTTTGTCCGTCATAGTGGAAATAGTTTTTCACCATGCATGACGCCAAATAAAAAACGCTACAGACCATGAGAAACCGCACGAAGAAAGCCCCGGCAGCACAACAAAGCGAGATCAGCCCTATCGGCAATGCGCAAAAGATTCAACAGCGCGCCTATGAGCTTTTCCTGCAACGTGGCCAGCAACCCGGCAATGAACTGGAAGATTGGTTGCAGGCTGAACGCGAAGTCTGCGCTCCTGAGCATCACCACGAGACTGCCTGATTCTTCGTCTGATCCATTTGCAAACTGCCCTTCGGGGTGGCCTTGCTTTGCAAGTTGCCACTCTGTATAGGGCAGTTTGGCTTTATTTCCACTACTTTTCACTGAACTTCACCCCGAACTCGCCCGCTCCTTCCCGGGCACAAATCATGTTCTTTAGGAAGGCATGCATAAGCTCGCTTTTCTATTTGTACTGATCGCCGCCATGCAAATCGGTCGTGCGGCCGATCTCCGCCTTGAGGACGTCCCTTATCCTTTCCCCGTTAAGACGTACAAGCTTTCCACCCAGCAGCAGGATCTGGAAATGAGTTACATGGACGTGGCTCCCTCCGGTCAAAGCCGCGGCACCATCCTGCTGTTGCATGGAAAGAATTTTAACGGTGCGTATTGGGAAGAAACAGCGAACGCGCTTTCCGCCCAAGGCTACCGCGTCATCATTCCAGACCAGATCGGTTTCGGTAAATCCTCCAAACCGAACCGCTACCAATACAGCTTCCATCAACTGGCGCAAAATACGCACTCGCTCCTGACGAATCTCAACGTCTCGGAAGTGCATATTCTCGGCCACTCCATGGGCGGAATGCTCGCCATCCGCATGGCGCTGCTGTATCCGGAAAGCACCAAGAGCCTAACGCTCGTAAACCCTATCGGCCTCGAAGATTGGCAAATGAAAGGTGTGCCCTATCAAACTCCTGACCAATGGTATCAGCAGGAATTCAAGCAAACCGCCGAGAAAATCCGCACGTATCAGAAAGAAAATTACTACCATGGCGAATGGAATCCTCACTACGAACGCTGGGTGGAACAAGCCGCCGCAACTCTGCGCAGCCCCAACTACTCCACTATCGCGTGGAACCAGGCTCTCGCTTACGAGATGATCTACACCCAACCGGTCTGTCACGAATTCAGCCGCATCAAAGTTCCCACTCTACTGATCATCGGCCAGAAAGACCGCACCGCCATTGGCGCAAACCTCGCTTCTGCCGATGTGCGTCAAACCTTGGGCGACTATCCTAAACTGGGACGCGCAACGGCCCTCAAGATCCCAAATTCCACGCTCGCAGAACTCGAAGGCATCGGTCACGTCCCGCACATCGAGAACTTTGGCCGGTTCATCGAACCGCTGAAAACTTTTCTCGCGAGCAAATAACCAACTACTTTTATGCGACACGGGAAATCAGTCATCGTCATCGGTGGAGGCATCTCCGGCCTTGCCGCTGCCCACGAGCTTCTTCAAGACGGCTGCCGCGTCACCGTGCTGGAAGCGAAGAACCGCTTGGGCGGCCGCATCCACACCTTGCACGACACCTCCTGCCCCATCGAACTCGGTGCCGAATTCGTTCATGGCCGTAGCGAGCCATTTTTGAGCTTTCTGAAAGAAGCTCATATCCCCATCGAACAAGGCCCTGAAGATAATCACGTCCTGACGAACGGTCAGTTGATCGATGTCGATCTCTGGGGAAAAACGGCCTCTGCATTGGAAAAGGTGAACATCTGGGACAGTGATCAATCCTGTTCCGAATTCCTTCATCAACAGAATCTCCTGATGACTGAGCGCCGACAGATCATCGAGATGCTGCAAGGCTTTCACGCCGCTCCCATTCAGGCATTAAGCGCCCATGCGATCCGTCGCTCAGATTACAGTTCCTCCCAAATGGATGGCAACCGCCAGTCCCGCTTGAGCAATGGCTATAGTGAGATAATCACTCATTTGGAGAAAAGCATGCGATCGATGCACGGCCATATCCTCTTGAACTCGCCCGTTAAGCGTATCGTCTGGCAGCCCGGCTCCGTTGAGATTTTCATGTCCCACGATGATGGGGAGGAAGTGCATCGTGCAGATTCAGCCGTGATCACGCTTCCACTCGGTGTATTAAAGCATGGCGATATCGAGTTTCATCCTGCCCTACATGAGAAACACGAAGCTATCCACGGGCTTGGCTTTGGCACCGTTACTAAAGTCATCCTGCTCTTCACCGAACGCTGGTGGAAGCCCGATGACATCGGACTAGTTCACTCCTATGAGGAACGGTTGCCTACCTGGTGGAGCGATTCACGCGGCCCGCTCCTGACCGGTTGGGCAGGTGGTCCCAAAGGCGAGGAGCTGGCTGGCATCCCCTTGCCTGTTCTGGAAACCATCGCGCTCGAATCGCTCAGCCACATCTTCGGTGAAAACAAATCGTCACTGAAAAAACTGCTGCGCCAGACCTTCTCACACGATTGGATCAATGATCGGCATGTCATGGGAGCCTACAGTTATGTTCCCATCAATGGTCTGGATTTGCCCAAGCTCCTTGCTGCTCCCCTTAAGGAAACCCTCTTCTTCGCCGGTGAAGCCGCCATCCACGACGCGCAGACCGGCATGACCTTTAACGCTTATCAGAGCGGCGTCCGTGCCGCTCATGAAGTGATGGCTGCCGAGCATCATTCCAACCTCAAGATGGCACATCATTTTTGAGTCTTATTGGCAAAGCTTATGCTGAAACGAAGACCCGTGAAAACGTGTGCCCTTTTTTTCCGTGCATGCCAGCTCAGGTGTTACAGTCTGCTGGCACTCTTTTTCTATTCGTTCACCGGCTTCTCAGCTGCCCCTGCAGCAAACCCTGAACAGCAGATCATCGAAGAAACAAATCTGGCCACTAGCAGTGCAAATCAGATCGACCGCTTGAATGATGCTTTGGCTCCACTGCTTGGTCCTTGGATAAAAAATGAGGTCATAGCAGGCCTGAGCTGGGGTCAGGTGGTGTTAAGCATCATTGTACTTATTCTAGTAGTGGCTTTGGAACGCATGCTTAACTGGGCTTTGCATCGGTTCGCCAAGCGATGTGAAAACTGTCCACCCGATCCCGAGGAAAAGAAAAAATTATCCGCCGGTTCCAGCTTTGCCCGGTCGGCACTGGAAGCGTCAATTCCGCCTGTTTCCGCATTAGTTTGGGTGTGGGGCCTTTGTGCCATGTTATGGGTTCTGTTGATCCGTGAAGATGCCGCCACAAATCCATCACTCACTTTGATGCTCATCTTTTCCCTGCGCAAAGCGGCGACCTTTCTCATCCTGTTCTGGCTGGTTTACCGGCTCATCAAAACTGCAGAGATCGTTCTACTTGCTTGGGCCAGCTCCAATGAACGCAAATGGGATGACGTCCTTGCCGCTGTGATAATCCGGGCAATGCGCCTTATCATTCCTCTGCTGGCCATCACCTTGATCGTGCCGATGCTGAACATCCCACCGGAATATCATCAGTTCTTCAAGCAAGGTGCCGCCTTGCTCCTCATCGCGGCCATCGGCTTCATCCTGTTCCAATTGGCGGACACCGCGGAAAAAGCTGTGCTGACCCAATATCGCATCGACATGAAAGACAATCTCGCGATGCGCAAGGTGCAGACTCAGGTACAAGTGTTAAAGCGCGTGGTCGTCATCCTCATCTTGGTGTTCACTATGGCGTCCATGCTCATGGTTTTCGATTCCGTCCGTCAGCTGGGCACTAGCCTGCTCGCATCGGCGGGAGTTGTCGGCATCGTGATCGGTTTTGCCGCGCAACGCAGCATCGCTTCGCTTCTCGCGGGAATCCAGATCGCCTTCACCCAGCCCATCCGTATCGATGACCAAGTGAACATCGAAAACGAAGTCGGCAAGATCGAGGAGATCACCCTTACCTACGTGGTCGTGAATCTGTGGGATTCACGCCGCCTCATCGTTCCCATCAATTACTTCATCGAAAAACCCTTCCAAAACTGGACCCGTACCGGGGCTGACATGCTGGGCACTGTCCTTCTGCAGGTGGACTACACTTTGCCCATCGCACCGGTGAGGGAGGAATTCTATCGCATCTTGGAGAACTCGCCTCATTGGGACAGGCGCGTGAAGGCACTGCAAGTGACCGACTCCAAAGAATCGAACATGGAGATCCGCTGTCTGGCCAGTGCCGGCAGCTCCGGATCCGCTTTCGACCTGCGCTGTGAAGTCCGTGAGAGACTGATCGATTTCCTTCAGAAAAATTATCCACAATGCCTGCCACGCTTACGCATCGATATGATCAACGGTGGCATTGTCGAGAAGACGGACGACGCACCTGCACCCGCTAAAAAGATGTCCTAGGCATCAGCGTATAAGACAGCAAAAGGCAGCGTGTGAAAAACCTCTGCGAGCCCAATTTTTCCGCCTTTCAACTCACTTCCCGTCAAAAGATCACGAAAGCCAGCGCTTCCCAATCCAGCGAGATCTACTGAGGTATTCTCCCATTCTTTGCCTGTGGGCGGATAACCTATCGGCATCCCCACTCGTGTGGTCAAAACCACCAGCTTCTTTTCTCCATATACGCGGGTGAAACTGAGACAGGAATCGGCAAACTTCCCCTCACACCTCATTGGCTGATAGTCCCCTTTATCAAACAATTCTTGATGTTCCCGGCGAAATCGCAAGACCGTCTTGGTCAAAAACATCTTGATGCCGCCTGTCCGCCAGTTCGCAAACAGTTCAGCCGCTCCTTGCCCGTTGATCTCCGCCATCATCCTCTGTCTCAGGTTATAGTCGATCTGCCGCCGATTGTCGGGATCCACCAGGATGAACTGCCACAATTCATTCCCTTGATAAAAATCCGGCACACCGGGAACCGTCATTTTGAGCAAAAGCTGGCTCAAAGAATTCACCGCACCCCACTCGGCAATTCTGGAGGAGAACTCCGAAAACAGCTTTGTGAATACCGGGTTCTTGCCTATCACCAATGCTTCGATGAAATCCATGGTCGCTTGCTCCCACGCTTCATTTCGCTTGTCCCACCGGGTATTCACCTTTGCCTCGTTCAATGCCTTCGTCATGTATGCATTCAACCGCTCGCAATATTCTTTCCTGCTTTCCGCCGTAAAATTCTCCAATGGCCAGGTGCCCAGCAGCATTTGATAGAAGAGGTATTCTTCATTGGCATCGGGAGCCAGGTGCCCCGCGATCTCTTGTTTACAGGAGCGATTCAACTTGGATGCTTCCGACAAGAAACGCTCCCATTCTTCAGGCAATTCTGAGATCACTGCCAGCCGGGCCCGTACGTCCTCACTGACTTTCGTATCGTGAGTGGATGTCGTCACCATGGTATACGGCCAAGAGCGCAATCTTTCTCCGTTCAACCGGTGAAACTCAGCCACCGAAAGACCAAAGTTGTCCGGCTTGCCACCCACTTCATTCAAAGCATTCAACCGGTTGAACACGTAGAAAACCGTATCTTCAAACCCCTTGGCCATCACAGCTCCGGTCGTTTGTTGAAAGCGGCGTGCAAACAACCTTTCCTGTTCCGTCGGTGAACCGCCTAAAGCCGCATCTCCCAACAATACTTGCTGCAAAAACTCCCATGCCATGGGTTCGAGTTCCGGATTGGCTGAACGTGCTGTCTTGATCGCCTCCGTGATGATTTTCCGGTCCTCATTTGTGACGGTCTGGCCAGGCACGCAATAGGTCCGATATACTTTCATCGCGGCCATGGTTTCCCGCACAGCCGCTTGCAAGTCCTCATAGAGAATATCCCTCGCGACAGGGCGCTGTTCCGCGCACTTTTGCAGCAAACGGCTTAATCCGCTGATCTCCTTGCTCATCGCCAGCCCCATCACCAGCTTCTTCGCATCACGAACACCTTCGGCAAAGGGCTGCACACGACCGGTGAATCCGCGATAAATCCGGTCGATCTGCGTCTCATTTTCTTTCTGCACCAAGACTCCCGTCACTTCACGGGCGAACTCATAACCGCTCGTCCCCGCCACGGGCCAGGTAGATCGAAGAGGTTCATCCACCATCGTAATTTTTTCCACTAGCACGTAAAAAGGCCGGCCATCACTGGCTTCGGTCACACCTTTGGCTTGGGCAATCGCCGCCTGCAACCGGCGCAGATATTCCTCGGGGCTGGCCAAGCCATCTACATGATCCAGACGCAAACCGGTCACTTGCCCTTCGCCGATAAGTTTCAGCAGCAAACGGTGTGTCGCCGCAAAAACTTCTGGCAACTCCATGCGCAAGGCAGCCAAGGAATCGACATCGAAGAATCTCCGGTAATTCGCCGTGCGCGTCCCTGAATGCCAATACACCAGCCGATATGACTGTTGTTCCAGCAATTCATGCAAACGTTCCAGACCGCCTTTATCATCATTGGCTCCGAAGCTTGCAGCATGGTGTATAAGAAAGGCGTTGTAACACTCATCTTCCGCCAATTCAGCCAGTCTACGCTTGGCCTCACTGATCCGTGCCGGCTTGATGATCTCCCCTTCCCAAGGCAGCAAATTCAATATCCCTTCCATGCGCCGACGGCATCTAGATTCCAGCACGGGCAATGTTGATTCGAGGATCAGCCGGTGGCTACTCAGGGAAACGGGTAATCGCAAATCACCGATTGCGATTTGAAAACGCCCGGCCTCATAGACCAGATTGATATCGCCCCGCTCAAGACATTTGCCGTAATGATCACCCAAGATGGGCAACAGCAGACGGTCTTTCACCGGGAGATGCGGAGCTTTCCAATCGATATCGAAATACGTGGCGTAGGGAGATTGGGCGCCATTCTCCAAAACATCCGCCCACCAATGGTTATACTGCGGAATGGCTCCCATGTGGTTCGGCACAAAATCAACGAGCAGCCCCATCCCTTTCGCCTGTGTCTTTGTGACGAAATCATTCCAGTCTTTTTCTGAGCCCAAGACTGGATTCAACACCGTGAAATCACAGACATCGTAGCCATGATTGCTATCGGGCGGAGCCGCAAACAGCGGCGAACAATAACAGTCCGTGATGCCCAGTTCATGAAGATAGTCCACCAGTACGGCGGCTTGCTGAAAGGTATAGCCCGCATTGAACTGCAACCGGTACGTAGCAGAGGGCACACGAAGAATGGAGCCAGATGATTTCATGCTTCAGAAGCGAGCAGCAACGAAATGGGACGGTCGAAGGAGAACCGACGGTTCGAAACATCAAAATGCTCTCCATTCTTTCCGCCAAAGCCCTCTTCTTCAGATGACATCATCACCGACCAGCCTTTTCCCCACGGCACGCATAGCGGCCAATCGGCATAGGTAAGAACCTCGCTCCACAAGCACGTCACGAGGAGGCGCGACCCACCTTTGTCATCAGCATATTGGAGAAACAGGATGTTATTCTCCGACCAGACACGCCAATGTTCACGGTCCCTGAGCGCGAGAATGGGATCCTCCCGACGAAGGCGAAAGCATTGTTTATAAAGCAGTAAAACGGTTTCCTGGGCGGGCCCAATCAGTTCTTCCCAATTTAATTTGCTGACCTTGAAGCTCTGTTCCATTTCAGGGTCAGGCATGTTCTCGATCACTGTCTCCGGCCATTCTGCTCCAAATTGCTTGAACTCCCGGCAACGTCCTATGCTGACACCTTCGCCAAACTTTCCGCCGTGATTTGAAAAGAAAACAAAGGGACTGCTGGCCGACCATTCCTGCCCCATGAAAAGCATCGGCGTGTAAGGGCTCAAGAGAAACAGCATGGAAGCTGCACGATAAGCCTCGGGCGATATGAGATGATTGAGACGCTCTCCCAAAGGACGATTCCCTGCTTGGTCGTGATTGGAGATGCAATACACGAATTGCGATGGATGCAGGTCATTACATTCTGTTCCACGCGTTCGCCCCCAATAGGGAAAGCTCTGACCGCGATAAAGCCAACCATGGTTCAGCGTTTTGACAAGTTCATCCACCGTGCCCTCATAACTCTTGAAATGCGCGATGTGTTCGGGCTTCAGACACATCTTCATGACGTGATGAAAATCATCCGCCCACATGGCATTCATGCCGAATCCACCGTCAACCGCCTTGCGCAAGCGGGATGCATCATTCGAGTTATCTTCCGCGATCACGATGCCGCTGCGTGCGTGAACCGCTTGCGTGATTTCCTCCAGAATGTGAACGGAAGATTTGTCATGGATCGCATGCACGGCATCCAGCCGGAATCCGTCCACGCGAAATTCTTCCATCCAATAGATGATGTTTTGCAGGAAGTATTCGCGCACCGGATCGGAATGCTCACCGTCAAAGTTCAGGCATTTCCCCCACTCATTCCCTTTTTCTTCGTGAAAATAATGTGCGCAGGATGCTTCCAACAGATTCGGTTCACCGCAGACGTGATTGTAAACAACGTCCAGAATCACCACCAAACCCTTGCCGTGTGCCGCATCGATCAAACGGCGGAAATCATCCGGTGTGCCGTAACAATCTGCCGGTGCATACGGCAAAACAGTATCGTATCCCCAATTCCGAGCGCCGGGAAATGCGTTGACCGGCATGATCTCAATGGCGTTCACACCCAACTCTTTCAAGTAATCCAACCGCTCCATTGCTGAGAGAAATGTTCCTTCTGGCGTAAAGGTGCCAAGGTGGAGTTCGTAGATGACAAGGTCTTCCATTTTAGGCGAACGCCAATGCGGATTGCGCCACTGAAATGAGCGGCTATCCACCACTTGGGAAGGTCCTCGCACCCCTTCCGGTTGATAGCGCGATGCAACATCCGGCAAGTCAGTTTTATCATCCAGCTTGAACAGGTAGAGATCACCTGCCCGCCCTTGAGCATCTTCCACGGAGAACCAACCATCGTGATCTTTATGCAATTCGAGAATGCGGCGTTCGGCGGAATCAGCCGCAGTGACCGTCACGGAGACACTGTGGACCTCGGGACTCCAGAAATGATACCGGACTCCGGTATCAGTGATCTCCGGGCCATGACGCCATAGCTGAGTGACCACATTCATTTGCCCGCCTCCTGTTTGGGCGCCTCTACATCCTTGGTTTGTTTCTCCACCTTCTCGGCATCCAACACCAAGCGTTCAGCGAAGGATTCGCGTTCCATGCCTTCGGACGGTTTCACCCGCAGCAGACAGAGCGAGCGCGCCTCCATCTTGATCTTCCCCTCTGGTTCCGTTGGTTTCTCGAGGAAACCTTCTTCCATCGAGGTATCGATCAACAGTTCCCAGCCGGTCTTGATACCAGCGGGCAGCGTGAACTCCACCGAGTCGTGATAGGCATTCAGGCAGAGCAGGAAGAAATCGTCCTGCACGGGATTGCCGTAAGCATCCAGACAATAGCCGCTCAGGAACATGCCCAGACAGTGCACCCAATCGCCGTTCCACTCATCATCCGTCATGCGACGTCCGCGCGTGCTCAGCCATTTCACATCACGCACATTGGTTCCGCGCAATGGACGGCCGCGGAAGAACGACAATCGACGGAAGACCGGATGTTCTTTGCGGAACTGGATCAATTGCTGGACGAACTTCGTGAGTTTTTCCGCATCTTCATCGCGGTTCCAGTTCATCCAGTTTATCTCATTGTCCTGGCAATAAGCGTTATTATTTCCCTGTTGGCTGCGTCCGTATTCGTCCCCCGCAGTGAGCATGGGAACTCCTTGGGAAAGAAACATCGTAGCCAGCAAATTACGACGCTGGCGACGGCGTAAACGGTTGATCTCAGGATCATCCGTTGGCCCTTCAGCACCGCAGTTCCACGCATTGTTATTCTTATCACCGTCGCGATTCTCTTCGCCGTTGGCATCATTGTGCGTCTCCTGATAACTCACGAGATCGCTCAGCGTGAAGCCATCGTGCGACGTGATGAAATTGATACTGGCCGATGGTGTCTTGCCGGTCGCTTCATAGATATCCGCACTGCCAGCGAGACGGCTGGCAAGTTCACTGATGCAACCCGGATCACTCTTCCAGTAACGTCGGATGGTATCGCGGTATTTACCATTCCATTCCGACCAAAGCACCGGGAACTTGCCCACTTGATATCCGTCATGGCCGATATCCCAAGGCTCGGCGATGAGCTTCACCTGAGAAATCGTGGGGTCTTGATGAATGACATCGAAGAACGATGCCAAGCGGTTCATGGAAGAAAGTTCACGCGCGAGTGAGGCAGCCAGATCGAAACGAAAACCATCCACATGCATCTCCGTGATCCAGTAGCGCAAGCTGTCCATCACCAGTTGCAACGCGTTCGGCAGATACACGGCGAGAGTGTTTCCCGTGCCCGTGTAATCCATGTAATAACGCGGATCCTCCGGACTCATCCGGTAATAGTAGGAGTTATCAATGCCCTTGAAGCAGAACGTCGGACCAAGATTATTTCCCTCAGGCGTGTGATTATAGACCACGTCCAGAATCACCTCGAGACCCGCAGCATGCAGATTCTTCACCATCGTCTTGAACTCCGCCACTTGCTGCCCAATGAATCCGCTGCTGGAATAGCGGGAGTCTGGAGCCAGGAATCCGATACTGTTGTAACCCCAATAATCAGTCAGTCCCTTCTCATGCAGATGCCGTCCGCCGATATGATGATGCACAG
Coding sequences within:
- the glgX gene encoding glycogen debranching protein GlgX, which gives rise to MRHRELIEKNITLGIPYPLGATLMEGGVNFALFSANATKVELCLFDQPDSPTESRVIELPGRTNQIWHVFVPDLAAGQCYGYRVHGPYEPSNGHRFNPSKLLLDPYAKAIAGDVMWSDELFGYSVGGPDTDLVKDERNSAPFMPKCVVIDPSFDWEGDKLLRTPMDTTIIYETHVKGFSKLWPAIPERLRGTYAGLGCPEAVEYFKKLGVTAVELLPVHHHIGGRHLHEKGLTDYWGYNSIGFLAPDSRYSSSGFIGQQVAEFKTMVKNLHAAGLEVILDVVYNHTPEGNNLGPTFCFKGIDNSYYYRMSPEDPRYYMDYTGTGNTLAVYLPNALQLVMDSLRYWITEMHVDGFRFDLAASLARELSSMNRLASFFDVIHQDPTISQVKLIAEPWDIGHDGYQVGKFPVLWSEWNGKYRDTIRRYWKSDPGCISELASRLAGSADIYEATGKTPSASINFITSHDGFTLSDLVSYQETHNDANGEENRDGDKNNNAWNCGAEGPTDDPEINRLRRRQRRNLLATMFLSQGVPMLTAGDEYGRSQQGNNNAYCQDNEINWMNWNRDEDAEKLTKFVQQLIQFRKEHPVFRRLSFFRGRPLRGTNVRDVKWLSTRGRRMTDDEWNGDWVHCLGMFLSGYCLDAYGNPVQDDFFLLCLNAYHDSVEFTLPAGIKTGWELLIDTSMEEGFLEKPTEPEGKIKMEARSLCLLRVKPSEGMERESFAERLVLDAEKVEKQTKDVEAPKQEAGK